In candidate division KSB1 bacterium, the genomic window TGCTAAAGAAAAATTCTCAAGATAAATAATCGTAAGAACACAAAACCTATTTAAAGCCTTTTTTAAAGAAGCTATAACGAGAATTTTAGGAGCATAACATGAAGAACCCATTCTCAATTTTGTTCAACACCGCATTATTTTTAATTTGCAGCCAGCATAGCATCGCCCAAATCACCGTATCCAAAAGTGTAATGAGCAATGGCGGTGTGGTTGTTATCAACGGCGAATATGCCATGCTGGGAACGGTTGGACAAACATTCGTCGGAGTTACTGAGAATTCAACCCATGTAAACCGGGTCGGCTTCTGGTATCTTACCGATCAAACAGTGGCAACAGATGTTGCTGATGAAACAAATACCAGTTTACCAACTGAATTCGGTCTTGACCAAAACTATCCAAACCCCTTCAACCCGGAAACAGAAATTCCATTCCGGATTCCGGAAGAATCCGATGTTGTATTAAAGATATTCAACATTCGCGGCCAGCTTGTGCGTGCACTCATACAAGCTGATTACACGCCTGGATTTCACAGCATTCGCTGGGATGGCAAGGATAACAATGGCATGACTGTTTCGAGTGGTGTGTATATTTATCGATTTCAGGCTGGGGAATTTATTCACGTAAAGAAGATGAGTTTGCTTCGTTGAGTGAGGACTTCAATAGCGATACCATCGCTTCGGTACTAACTAATAAATTGTTTTTTTAATTGGAGGTTATTATCATGAGAACAAAAAATTGTTTCCGTATTCTTGCATTCATGCTGCTATTGATTTTGCCGGGACTTGTCCTGGGGCAGATTCCACAAACCATGAGTTACCAGGGTGTCCTGACCAATCCGGAAGGTCGGGTGGTGGCTGACGGCATGTACACGATTACCTTCAATCTCTATACCGCTGCCAAAGGCGATCAGCGAATTTGGTCCGAGACCCAGACCATTGAAGTAAAGAATGGCCTATTCAATGTTGCTCTTGGCAGTGCGACCCCTCTGGATATTCCCTTTGACAAGCCGTATTGGCTCGCGGTAACCGTAGGCGACGGTTCAGAAGCAAGCGAGCGCATGCAACTCACCGCATCGGCCTACAGCTTACATGCACGTTCGGTGTCGGATAGCGCCATAACCAGCAATAAGATTGCCAGCGGTCAGGTGGTCCGAAGCATCAACTCGATAACCGATGATATAAAACTGGTTCCAGGGGAGAATGTGACCATTACCCAGGAAGGGAAATCCCTTGTCATATCAGTGAATATCGATGGGAAAGGTGAAGGTAATATCGATTCGGAATCGGAAAGTTTATTGAAAAAAGCCAAACCCCCTAAACTTAAAAAGGATTGGAAGACAGGAGGTAACGCGCTCACTGACCCGAACATTCATTTCCTGGGCACCACTGACGGTCAGCCTCTTGTTATCAGGACAGACAGCGTAGAGGTAGTGCGCATCGATGTAGCGGGTAACGTTGGCATCGGGACAGACATACCAACAGAGAACCTGGATGTCGCTGGTAAGGTGAGAATCCGTACTGTTGATGCGGCTGCTTCTGTAAGTCCCAGTACAGAAGTTATAGTACTTGGTCCAAATAATGTGCTCGAATCGGAAGATGTTTTTACTCTCGCATTACAAGGACCCACCGGTCCTACTGGCGCGAAGGGCGATACAGGTGATGCGGGTGCGCAAGGTGCCACTGGCCCAACTGGCGCGAAGGGCGATACAGGTGACGCAGGTGCTGACGGAGCCACAGGTCCTACCGGTCCCACACCGGAGACGCAGGTGCTGACGGAGCCACAGGACCCACCGGAGACGCAGGTGATACCGGCGCCACGGGGCCCACTGGACCGACCGGACCTACAGGAGATGCAGGAGATACTGGGTCTATAGGACCTACTGGGCCAACTGGGCTCACAGGTGATACGGGTGCCACGGGGCCCTACTGGACCGACCGGACCCACTGGTGATACGGGCGATACTGGGCCTACAGGGCCTACCGGTCCCATTGGCGGAAGCGATGGAGAAGTCCTCTATAACAACGGCGGCGTTGCGGCTGGTTCTAATATCTTTTTCGATGCCTCGAACAACCGAGTCGGCATCGGCACGACATCGCCAGATCCACGAGGTCTTCTACATGTGCAGAAATCAAGTGGCCCCGGAGGCATTTTGATATCGAATAGTGGCACTACCAGTGGTGATCCTGCTGAGATAATTTTTACCAGGAACGCAACAGCCTTCAATATTCCTAACAGTGCGGCTATCGGTATGGCTCCCGGCAGAAATATGTTTATTCTTGTGAACGGGCAGGATAGGCTCAATATTGATACCTTTGGCAACGTCGGCATCGGCACGCCGACTCCGGGAAGTAAACTTGTTGTGGTAAGTCCAGATGACAATGGCTCTACAGAGGTTGTCAAAGCAATCTCTAATAATGGAAATCAATCTACATCCCTTACTTTTACTGGTTTAAGGTCAAATATTGGTGCTGGTTTAGGATTTTCTACAAACGGATCAACATCTTTTTCCCTTTCTATTGATACCTTTGGCAACGTCGGCATCGGCACGATTAGTCCCCAGGATAAGTTGCAAGTAGAAGGAAACATAGCATTTCCAAATCAGAACGAGACCGCCAACTTTCACATTGGCAGGTGGGTAGGTTCGACCACCCCCGCTTCAACCAACAGGATCATCTTTGGTGGTGCCGGGGAGAACTCCCTGACCTTCCACACGCACCGGGCGGGAGTATCCAATCAGGATGCCATGCATATCGATGGTGTGGGCAACGTCGGCATCGGGACGCCGAACCCGAATTTCCCGTTGGAGATGGGCAGCGGCGCCCATGTGACAACCGGCGGCGTCTGGACCAATGCTTCTTCGCGGGAATACAAGGAAAACATACGGGACCTGACCATCGAAGAGGCCATGACCGCTCTGCGTGAGCTACAGCCGACGAGATTCAACTATAAAGTCGATAAAGAGGAAGAGTATGTGGGATTCATCGCCGAGGACGTACCCGAGTTGCTGGCGAGCAAGGATCGAAAAGGGCTCAGTCCGATGGATATCGTAGCAGTGCTCACAAAGGTGGTTCAGGAACAACAGAAGAAGATAGAGGCGCTGGAGGCCAGGCTCAACGCTGGGCAATAGAGGCATCTCCTGGAAGGAAGTAATAGAGATACTTACTCTGTAAGGAGAATTAGTATGAGAAAGTCAAATTCAATTTGGGTGTTGATCGCTTTTGCTGCTGGTATCCAAATCCCGCGCATCCGGTTATTGTCTAGTTTGCCCTATTTACTTGGCTGTCATGGCCGAGAGCCTGGACGAATTCGAGAAGCGTTTGAAGGCGGATGGAATCATATAAGGTCCATCTGCTGAAATTAGCCGACCGTGATATTAGAAAGATTGACGAACAACAAATTAGGCGCATTCTGGATGTGATTCGGTCGCTTGCGGAAGATCCTTTTCAGACACAGCACAAGAAACTAAAGGAATAGGAGTCAGCATACCGTTAGCGCGTCGGTGATTATCGTGTAATATATGAGGTAAACAAAGCGAAAAGGACCGTAAAGATTTTCTACATTCGACACAGAAAAGATGTTTATCGAAAGTAATGCACCGTTTCCTCACAACCCGACGATCACTTTTTTTTGGATAACCCCGCCTTAGCGATAATTCTCCACAATCTGCGCAATCTCCCCCTCACTCAGGTCCGGCAACTCGGATCTCCTGGTCCGGCTTTTGGTGCTTGCTGATGTTTTCCAGGTAGGTCACGTAGAGCCCGTTTCACCGGGTCGTAGATGTCGTGGTAGGTTTAGATTGGAATATATAGGACACGGTTTATCCATTCTTCTGCTTCTGTTGCAATCCAAAGCAGGATTAGTTCTCAATAGCTGTATGAACACTGAGATGCTGTGGAACAATTAGGACACCTGGGCTTTCTTGTGAGGAAATAAATTGCGCGAAATTGCCTGGGTATGCTCTTTTTATCATGCTGTGACCAGGATGCGCTCTTCGTCTGCAGCAATTTTAAGAACATCTAAATCGAGTTTTCCCTCAAGCCCGGCTGCCGTTGCCGTTTGAAAGTCGATGGCAGGTTCACGGCGAATAACACCATTTAGAATAATGTGACTGAAGTCAGCATCGGCCTGAAATTTAGTTTTCAAATCAGTTCTGCTTTTCGTTTTCGTCTGGCATCAGCCAGTTTGAGGTAAAAACCGGGATCTGCTTGCTGAGCAGTTTTAAGTTTAGCTTCATAATCAGCCCGTTGATTTTTGAGGTATGCGTCAATGTTCTTTTTGTTGGCCAGGTAATAGGCAATGGCGCCGTAAACCTGCTCAAGGGAGAGCACAGGAAAAGCCTGAGCAATACTTTCAGCGGATTGCCCCTCCAGGAAAGCATAAACCACAGAATCAAGAGAAACTCTACTTCCTACAATCCAATAACCTTCTTTCCGTTTTTCTATGTATGGTTTTTTCATCGTATTTCTCCTGAAAGGCGTTGATCAACTCCAAGGAGCTCAAGAGATCCTAATTATCTATCGATAATCGCTTTGCTCCTAGATAGCATGTGTCTCTGTGTGCACAAATAATATTACAAAAACTAATGACAAATCAAACCTTTTTGGGACAACCCTAGCCTATCTGTAGTTCTCCACAATCTGCGCGATCTTACCTTCACTCAGATCGGGGAGCTCGATCTCGTAGTGAAACAGCGTGCTCTCCGTCACCACCGTTTCACCTGGCCCGTGCAGCTCCAAGCGGATCTCCAGCAGCCAGGGACCTTTGCGACAGTAGTCGTCCCACTTAAGCGTGCGCTCGATGTAGAAAAGTTCGTTATTAATAGCGTCCGCGAGGCGCTGCTTCTCTTTGTTATGCCTTTGCAGCTCGGCATTCCCGGCTTGCGTGGTGTCCGGTGCGTGCACCTTCACAAACTCTGCAACTTGAGGCTTGAGAATGTCCAGCCAGCGCCGGCGGCGGACCAGGGCGTCTTCCAGCTTAGGCCAACCGAACTCCCGCAGCTTAACCTTGCCGCTTCTCTTGAATTCCTCGATCTGTTTTTCGCTCAGACGCCAGGGGTATTTCGACCATTGAAAGGATTCTAACTTCTTACTCTCCAGATAGGCCTCGAAAGGACTCACCACTTCTTGGAGCTTGGCAAGAAGCTCGTTGAAGTCACGGTCGAGTCGTGCGTGCAGGCTGTCGTTGGAGAAATGTTCCTGGACGAAGGCTGAGTCGCGATAGGCGCCTGGGCAGATTTGTGCCTGTCCGCGCGCTGCAATGGGAAGAAAAAGGGAGAACAGCCAGAAGCCGGCAGTAATCGAGCTAAGCCGCGTTTTGGCAATCGATAGCATCAGAGGTTCTTGGAAAATTTTCTGAAGGATCATTTTTGCGAAAGCCGGGTCCGTGACTTGCTTTTCAGTTCCTCGTGCGTCCCTTACTGCAGGTAGAGCTGGTCGTGGCGTCGTGCTTCAGTTTCGTTTCCCAGCTTCCAATATAGGGTGGCCAGATGGAATATCGCTTCCGTGTAGTCTGAGTCGAGTTCAAGCACTTTTTTGTAAAGCACTGTTGCACGAGACCAATCGTGCTTGGACGCTCCGTCTCTGTAAGCGTAGGCCAGGTTAAAGTTTCCCTGGACGTGTGTTGGGGCGACCTGGAGGAGTTCCTTGTAGTAGCGGATCGGCCTCCGTCCTGTCGCCAAGCTTTTGATGTGAGAACGCCAAATTGAACAAAAGATCAGGATCCTTGGCCTGTGACGCATCTAATTCGAGAAGTTTCTGATAGCTCGCGTGTGCATCTTGGTACTTTCCCTGCCTTTTGTGGAACTCGGTGAGCCACCTGTAGCCTTTCAGATAGTTAGGACGGAGACGAATGGCAGCGAGTAATTCTCTTTCCGCATCTTGGATTTGTCCATTTTTCTCCAGACCATACGCTAGATGTAAATGCGCCTCAGGCGGTGGGTTCTTCTTTTGGTATCCGGACACGTCTCTTGGGCCCTCGTGTCAAGGCTAGCCGAAGTTTTCTCCTCCACCGGCCTTGGAAAGTGGAAAGGCTGATTTCCTCATACTGGCCCCAACCCACATTGCCGATGTACAGGGTAGCTCGGAGCAAACGCTATCCCTACCGGTAGTTTAAAACTCCTGCCGGAGGCTGCGTTTCTAGTAACAAATTTGGACGGCAATTGCTGGGCGGAGACACTTCCCCACGAAGGTCAAGAAAGCGCCAACTAAGGCGGTCATGGTACGTCTGGTTATCATGGTTGAACTCCCAAATGTTGAATTGCCCAGTACAGGAGGCACCGGGTGGCTATGAATAATTACAAAGACTTACGGGCTCAAATGGGACTGAGCGTAGCTCCTAAGAAATCAACTCACCATTAATGTTGATCATTTTAGATTTGTAAGAAATTGAGAGTATTAATTTATTGTGGGATTTTCAATTAATCTCAGGTAGGAAGTAGTATCTGCAAATATCAAATTTAAAAAAGTAGGGGGGGGGGTAAAATATTCATCCTTGGCAGGTTTTTCTCATGTGTTTCATTGGTTATTAACTTTTACTCGAACATTCATGGGACCTTTGGGCGGTACGGCGATCTTCACAGAAGCTCCTGAAGTTATTTGATTGCCAACCTTTCCGTTCTCGTCTACTAGTGCATTAGATGGTAATGAGAAATAACCCTGGCCATCAGCGACACTTTGGTCAATTACGAGAATCCCGGTAAACACCGTTCCAGGTACGGATCCGTTAAGATTCACAGTTGTGGTTGAACTGTCGCTTTCATTAAAAACCAAGAGAGAGGGCAATGTTGTAACAAGTTTCGAAGTTGTTAAAGTTACCTGGATGTTTCCGGTCTTAACAGGTGATGGGTTGTCAACTGTAACTGTTGCGGTTGGTACAGCATTGGTTATATCTACCGGCTCGAAACTCAATGTAAAATTTTGTTCCTGGGGAAGTCCACTCGCAACATTTTTTGATGAATGCATGCTATCACATAAAGATCGCCAGTTTGGAGCGGGGTACTTTCCGCCGATGCTTTCAGTGCGCACCTTGACTCTGTCAGAATAAACTTCGACATATTTGTAAACTCCTCCTTCAAAATTTGCTGCCACAGTGGTATAGATCATATCATCAGGGCTATCAAATGTTAAGTGATCAGATGAAGACAAGAAGCGTTCACCATTCTTATGTTGACCCGCAGAGGTCATATGATCGTGGCCTGCAAAGGAAATTAAAACATTGCCATGAGTTTTGAGAGTATTTATTAATGTTCCATTTTTCTTCAAATAAAAAGTTGAACAACTAGAACATTCACATCCAAGGTTAGAATTAGGGCCTTTATCGTCCCGGGAATAAATGGCATTGGCATGAGTAAAATAAAATACTTTCTTGTCTTTGTTCGTTTTAAGTACATCGTTCAACCAGTTATTATCTGGGTTTCCACCATGTTTTACACCTTGGACAACAAAGAGAAAACTGCCTTGAGTCCAGTAATAGTTAAACTTATCACCAGTCGTTCCGTTGTAGGGTTCGCTACCGAAAACTTCAATATAGCCCGCTCCATTGTCATGCTCTATTTTGCCCCATTCACACTTACTGCTCCTTGAGGAGTTTTCATCATACCAATGTTCCCTGTGAGACATCGTATCATGGTTGTGTGTTAAAAGATAATAAGGAGCTTGTAAACCATCAGCAATACTCTTGAAATCCTGAAATGCTTCCGCTGTCGTTCCTGCTACTTTTTTATCATTACCGCACCCCTCGGTAATTGTCCTTAAAGCTCCTTCAATATTATCTCCGGTAAATATAACAAATCCAGGTTTGGGGTGATTGGTTTGACTGTTAATCGTGTTTACAAAATCATTCAGAGCATTGTTGTATTTATTTTCTGGTCCATGCCAGTTATCACTTATATGTGTATCTGATACTTGCACAAAAGTAAAAAGCAGAATCTCACTCTGAGCCGGAGCTGGAGATTCTTCTTTTGTCAATGATGAATTATTTGGTCGATTAATTTTCAGAGACCCTACATCAACACTAGCACTAGCATTAGCATTAGCATTAGCATTAGTACTTATCAAAAATGTTAAGACAAAAGTCAAACAATATATAAATATTAAGCAATAGGGAAGATGGCTGTTAAAAGAATGGTACAATCTTGAACATTTGGCTAAGTTATCAAGAAGTTTTTTCATAAACTCCTCTCTGATTCTAGATGCACAAAGGTGCATGAATAAAATTTTATGATCTATATTATTTGGCAATTGTCTTTCTGCCGCTAATAATTAATTTGTTTAAACTCTATTAAAACTCTACTGTAAATGCTTGAATACACGCCTAAATCTCTAATCGGCATGATCACATAGTTAGTTAAACATTAATAGAAAGGTTAAAGAGGATAAACTTTGAAACTAATACTAATACAGTATACTCCGGATTAAAAACTTGTCGAATTCACGAAAAAATAAACACATGATGTCCCCTGGAATTCACTGTTAAACCAGGAACCCACTTTCAAAATAATCTTTAATTCCGGATCGGATATCAATTTTGGGTATAAAGCTTAGCTTTTCCTTTGCGAGGGTCATATCACACTCCGTATAATCCTGGTAGGTGTCCTTGTATGGATTGTCAAAATATTCGGCTATTCTGTTGGTCCCCAATATCTCATTTAGCATATCAATCAGCTTATTGAACATAACAGCCTCGCCATAGCCGCAATTCACAACACAACTTTCACGAGCTTTTGCCGCAAGCATATTTGCCCGAACCACATCCTGGATATAAATGTAATCGCGTTTTTGTTCTCCGTACTTGAAGAGCTTGGGATTGCCATTCCGCATCTGTTGTGCAAGGTGATAAATCATAGTTGCACGTTTACCTTTATGATTCTCCCGCGGTCCATACACATTGCAATATCGAAGTCCGACAATGGTTACACCGGGGTGCTGATCCGCAAATACCATAGCAAAATCATCCAACATCTTTTTGGACTCCGCATACGGTGTGTTTAGATCGAACGGCCCTTCTTCTTTGTAAGGCGCCGGCAATCGACCATAAATTGCTGTGGTCGAAGCATAAACGATACGTTTACACCCTTTTTCCACGGCATATGAAAACAGCTTTTCGGAGGATTCAAGATTGGCGCGCAGCATTTCTTTTCGATCCATTAACCTCGTATCGTTGATGGCTGCCTGGTGGAACAATACATCAAGTGCACCGATTTCATTCCAATCAATACCAATTAAACTGGGCTGTAAATACTTACCGGAAAACCCCGGCAACTGCTGTTCGGCATCATGGCCGGTAATCGCAACCTCCCAACCTGCCTGTATAAGATGAAGGACTAAATTCGATCCGATAAAACCGGTGCCGCCTGTCACCAAACATTTCATTTAACTTTCTCCTCATGAATGACTTTTCAAAATAACAATTAGGCCTGATCTATATCATAGCGCAGCTCAAGGCTGTAAACAAAAAATATACTTTAACAAATCAGATGTTCATTTTTAGACAGGATAAACAGGATTATCAGGATAAAAATCCAGTATATCTTGTTAATCCTGTCAAAAAAAGAAAAACAGCTATTAAAAAGTTTGTTCAAAAAACAAAGTTTTACACTGTAATAGCAAACCTTATCACTGTCATCCCGGAAGGATCTATTTTACAACTAATTTATACAACCAATTTTACTATTCCCTTTTTATGGAAATAGATCCAGTTGCGACGGGATGACATTAGGAAACTTTAAGCTTAAAAGCTGATTCATGAATTCCAAGTTTGTAATATACTTCACAACATTGTGGTTTACAAGACAAGGTTAAGGTTGATGCTAAGGATAAAATCAAGGTTAAGGTTGAGAATAAGTTTAGTTAGTGACTGAACAAAAACACCCAAGCTGTCATTCCCGCATGCTTTCAGGCAGTTAGATAACTACCAAAATGTCACCCCAGAATGCTTTTATCGGGGGTCTATTTGCATTAGTTAAGTACTCGCTTATGAACATGCAGAGGTGAAAAACCGGTTCTCGGACACCCTGGCTTTTATCGCGGATCTTTAACCACTTATAAAAATATTCGTGCTTGACTAAAATGAAATTAGATATTACTTTTAAGAAAATTAGCATTAAATAAACTATCTAAATAAATGATAATAAATATGGATAACTAGCCTTTCATTTTTTATCTGAACTCGAAGAAAAGCAACATAAATTTCATTAATACAAATGCATTACCATTTTTCCAAATACGGTTTTCCGCTTTTTCTTCTTTCTTTATTTATCCTATTTTGGAGTTGTGAACCGCAAAAGGAAGATCTAAGTGAACAAGAGTTAGCTAACAAACACAAGGCTGTCTTGCTGAATCCCGACCATGAATTCTGGCAAGAAACTGCGCCAGAACTTTTCAAAGTAAAAGTTGAAACTACAAAAGGGGATTTTGTCATTGAAGCTCATCGAAATTGGGCGCCCATTGGAGTAGACCGGTTTTATAATCTTGTGCGATCCGGTTTTTTTGACGATTCCCGGTTTTACCGGGTGAGGGTGGGTTTCATCGCGCAATTTGGCCTGCCGGGCAATCCGGAAATAACCAAAGCCTGGGAAAAGCGAACCATGCCGGATGATTCTGTTAAACAGAGTAATATTAGAGGAACTATTGCCTATGCCATGACCGGCCCGGACACAAGGACTACCCAACTGTATATCAACTATGGCGATAATTCAAGATTGGATGAGCAAGGATTCGCCCCGATTGGTCGTGTAATTGAAGGGATGGCTGTTGTGGATAGCCTATATTCAGGTTATGATGAAAGCGCCGGCGGGGGTATGCGTGGGGGAAAACAAGGCAAGATCTTGGAATTCGGCAATGCCCACCTTGATAAAGAATTTCCCAAACTTGATCGCCTGGAAAAGGCATATATTTTATTATAAGAAAAATGACCTTTCGCTTAAGGTGAGTTTTTTCAAGAACAAAGCGTTAACCGGCTTTAACATTTCTGATCTGTTGGGGGTCATAGTTTTGACCTTGAGTTCAATTTTAAAATTGTTTTCTCTTCAGTCTGTTAAACCTGTATACCATTGTATGTTCCGGTTCCCATTTGCTCATAAAAATCAAATTGAATGTGAAAGAATAATTGTTAGTTTTCATAAAATAGTGCATTAATTTACGTATTATATTCAAAACAATTATTCAAGGTCTATGTGTTACAAAATTTTATGTATCGGTGAAATTCTCTTTGATATCTATCCGGATACCAGGCATCTTGGCGGCGCCCCTTTTAATTTTTCATATCACATGCATCAATTGAGGAATGAAGTTGCATTTGTCAGCAGAATAGGAGACGATGAGAATGGCAAAGAAATTCTCAGGATCCTGAAAGAATGCGATTATCCGATTGGTTTCATTCAAATAGATAAAGACCATCCTACCGGCAATGTGATGGTTGAGCTGGATGCAAAAGCAGTCCCGACGTTTACAATTACTCCCAATGTGGCATACGATTTTATTGAATATGATGATGGCGTTCAAAAACTTCTCGACAATGTTGACCTGTTCTATTTTGGAACCCTGGCGTTAAGATGTCCGGTTTCCCAAAAGACGATTCAAAATATTTTAAATAATCGTTTACCAACGACAAAAGTCTTTTATGATATCAATCTTAGGCAAAATTTTTATACCGAGACAATCCTTCGTGAATCACTACAGCAGAGCGACATAGTAAAACTCAATAATAATGAATTCAAATTTCTGAAAGAATTATTGAATCTTTCACATTCTGAAGTTGAGGCAGCTAACTCTATTTTACAAAAATTTGAACTATCAGTCTTATGCATCACGAAGGGTGAAAAAGGCAATGTTCTTTATACTGAAGATGAAAAACTGGATTTAAAACTGTCAGCTGCATACCAGAAAAATAGTATCGATACTGTTGGCGCCGGAGATGCTTTTGCGGCCATCCTGGCTTTTGGTATTTTAAAAAAGTGGGATTTTTCTACAATCCTGAAAAGAGCAACTGATTTCGCCGTAGATATTTGTGAGATTCCCGGAGCCATTCCAAGAGATTCCGAATTTTATCAAAAATATAAAGATGAATGGAACCTTTAACAGAACTCCGACATCTCACTTCTGTTTACCTATCTAAGATTTGATCTTTAATTTAATTTATTTCACACTTTGAATTCAGGTGCTATCTGTGATGCCGCCTGCTTCGCCGTTTATCATGCCGTTCTACTTTACCTTTAACGTTCCTGATACTAACTCCGCCGGAACCGTCATCACCGATAACCACATTGCGTTCAACCCCATTGATAGTAATTGAACCCGATCCGTCTTCCACGTAGACACTTCCCAGTATATCCCTAACCAAAATGCTGCCTGAATTGTCGTCAATTTCAACGTCACCTTCAATGTCTCTAATCTCTAACCTTCCCGAACCATCATTTACATCCACATCACCTATGATTTTTTCAATGGTCAATGAACCGGATCCGTCATGAATATTAATATTCCCTTTTAGATTTTCGATCTCGGTGTAGCCGGAACCATCCTCTATGACCAGGTTCATTTCGTATGGTATTCTAACAATTAGATTAACCAGCGCTGATTTTCGCCTGCCGAAAAAAGAACGGGATCTACGTGAATGATGAAAGGTACTGATCAGGACGACTCGTTTGCCTTCACGTTCTAATGAGAGTTCTAAATTATCCTCTAGAAATTCATCAATATCTTTTTTGCGAATACCCTTGACGACAATCTCAGCTTCAACTTCTATCTTCTTTAAACCCTCGACTCCCCTAATCTTAAGAAATCCCGCTCCGGCTTCAATTTCTAATTCTTTAATGCCGTTTGCGGATAATTCCAGATCCCTGGTTTCCCGCTGTGCAAAAGAAACGCTTGAACAAACGAGAATTAACACAGTCAAATAGATGAACTTTTTCATATTTTACTCCTGGAAATTTTACAAGTTGATTAGCATTAATATGTTTGGCTACGTTGTAAAGTTGAAAATGGTTTCATTCTTATCCACTTGCATCAAAAATCTTAAAATCATACATTAACCTGGATAATTCATAGCCATCAAGACTCAAAGACACAAAGCTTTAAAAAATAAAGGTTAAGAAAGATTGATTTTTTATATTGACATAAAATTGGTTCATAGTAATTTTCTTTATAACTTTAATATTCTTAGTGACTTAGAGTTTTTGTGGCAAAAATTCATGAATAGTGCAGGTTAATAGATATTGTTGTTATATAATCAAAATTGGGAGTTGTTATGAGACGTTCTCGCATCATTGGGGTTGGCAGATATTTACCGCCCAGGGTTGTTACCAACCAGGAATTAGAACAATATATGGACACAAGTGACGAATGGATACGAGAGCGTTCGGGCATCGAGGAAAGACATTGGGTCGATGCGGAAACCACGACTTCCGATCTTGCCTACCAGGCTTCAATAGCTGCGCTGGACAATGCAAACATAAACGCCGAAGAAATCGATTTTATCATTCTTGGTTGTTTAATGTCTGATTTTTTCTTCCCGGGCGCCGGGGTTATGCTTCAAAATAAATTGGGTTTGAAACACATCGGTGCACTGGATGTTAGAAACCAGTGTTCCGGTTTTATCTATAGCCTCTCAATAGCCGACCAGTTTATTCGCACTGGAATGTATAATCGTATCCTGGTGGTTGGCGCAGAAATACATTCAAAAGGAATGGATCTCAGCACTAGAGGGAGGGATCTTTCGGTACTTTTTGGCGACGGCGCCGGCGCTGTTATCATGGAAGCAACAGATGAAGATCGCGGTGTACTTTCCACTCATCTTCATTCTGATGGCTCGCAAGCAGAGCACTTGTGTTTAAAAAGGCCGGGTACGGCAACGGCACGATTTATTTCGGAAGAGACCTATACATCCGGTGAATATTTTCCTTACATGAATGGCAGGGAAGTATTCAAAAATGCCGTAGTCCGTTTTAACGAGGTAATCAA contains:
- a CDS encoding metallophosphoesterase, translating into MKKLLDNLAKCSRLYHSFNSHLPYCLIFIYCLTFVLTFLISTNANANANASASVDVGSLKINRPNNSSLTKEESPAPAQSEILLFTFVQVSDTHISDNWHGPENKYNNALNDFVNTINSQTNHPKPGFVIFTGDNIEGALRTITEGCGNDKKVAGTTAEAFQDFKSIADGLQAPYYLLTHNHDTMSHREHWYDENSSRSSKCEWGKIEHDNGAGYIEVFGSEPYNGTTGDKFNYYWTQGSFLFVVQGVKHGGNPDNNWLNDVLKTNKDKKVFYFTHANAIYSRDDKGPNSNLGCECSSCSTFYLKKNGTLINTLKTHGNVLISFAGHDHMTSAGQHKNGERFLSSSDHLTFDSPDDMIYTTVAANFEGGVYKYVEVYSDRVKVRTESIGGKYPAPNWRSLCDSMHSSKNVASGLPQEQNFTLSFEPVDITNAVPTATVTVDNPSPVKTGNIQVTLTTSKLVTTLPSLLVFNESDSSTTTVNLNGSVPGTVFTGILVIDQSVADGQGYFSLPSNALVDENGKVGNQITSGASVKIAVPPKGPMNVRVKVNNQ
- a CDS encoding tail fiber domain-containing protein, translated to MAPGRNMFILVNGQDRLNIDTFGNVGIGTPTPGSKLVVVSPDDNGSTEVVKAISNNGNQSTSLTFTGLRSNIGAGLGFSTNGSTSFSLSIDTFGNVGIGTISPQDKLQVEGNIAFPNQNETANFHIGRWVGSTTPASTNRIIFGGAGENSLTFHTHRAGVSNQDAMHIDGVGNVGIGTPNPNFPLEMGSGAHVTTGGVWTNASSREYKENIRDLTIEEAMTALRELQPTRFNYKVDKEEEYVGFIAEDVPELLASKDRKGLSPMDIVAVLTKVVQEQQKKIEALEARLNAGQ
- a CDS encoding NAD-dependent epimerase/dehydratase family protein, with amino-acid sequence MKCLVTGGTGFIGSNLVLHLIQAGWEVAITGHDAEQQLPGFSGKYLQPSLIGIDWNEIGALDVLFHQAAINDTRLMDRKEMLRANLESSEKLFSYAVEKGCKRIVYASTTAIYGRLPAPYKEEGPFDLNTPYAESKKMLDDFAMVFADQHPGVTIVGLRYCNVYGPRENHKGKRATMIYHLAQQMRNGNPKLFKYGEQKRDYIYIQDVVRANMLAAKARESCVVNCGYGEAVMFNKLIDMLNEILGTNRIAEYFDNPYKDTYQDYTECDMTLAKEKLSFIPKIDIRSGIKDYFESGFLV
- a CDS encoding DUF433 domain-containing protein, which translates into the protein MKKPYIEKRKEGYWIVGSRVSLDSVVYAFLEGQSAESIAQAFPVLSLEQVYGAIAYYLANKKNIDAYLKNQRADYEAKLKTAQQADPGFYLKLADARRKRKAELI
- a CDS encoding tetratricopeptide repeat protein — translated: MSGYQKKNPPPEAHLHLAYGLEKNGQIQDAERELLAAIRLRPNYLKGYRWLTEFHKRQGKYQDAHASYQKLLELDASQAKDPDLLFNLAFSHQKLGDRTEADPLLQGTPPGRPNTRPGKL
- a CDS encoding T9SS type A sorting domain-containing protein: MKNPFSILFNTALFLICSQHSIAQITVSKSVMSNGGVVVINGEYAMLGTVGQTFVGVTENSTHVNRVGFWYLTDQTVATDVADETNTSLPTEFGLDQNYPNPFNPETEIPFRIPEESDVVLKIFNIRGQLVRALIQADYTPGFHSIRWDGKDNNGMTVSSGVYIYRFQAGEFIHVKKMSLLR
- a CDS encoding tetratricopeptide repeat protein — translated: MLYKKVLELDSDYTEAIFHLATLYWKLGNETEARRHDQLYLQ